A stretch of the Patescibacteria group bacterium genome encodes the following:
- a CDS encoding SOS response-associated peptidase, with translation MCGRFVVYNLREHFQIDQTSVHVQPNYNVAPSQEIPLILKEDSKSHLENFHWGLVPFWAKDKSIGNRLINARRETVAEKPAFRAAFKKRRCLIPANGFYEWREKDGKKQPYYITLPSDDPFAFAGLWETWDKEDPPYKSCLLITTAAAESVQPIHNRMPVILKPEYYEKWLDPDAKDPKEILSGGMFTEFKFYPVSKRVNSAVWNEPGCIARVGVGVGVGGGIGGMFY, from the coding sequence ATGTGCGGAAGGTTTGTGGTTTATAATTTAAGAGAACATTTTCAAATTGACCAGACCTCGGTTCACGTTCAGCCAAACTACAATGTTGCACCCTCCCAGGAAATCCCCTTAATCCTCAAAGAGGACAGCAAAAGCCACCTGGAAAATTTTCATTGGGGCCTGGTTCCTTTCTGGGCAAAAGACAAATCCATCGGGAATCGCCTGATAAACGCCAGGCGGGAAACGGTAGCTGAAAAACCTGCATTCCGGGCAGCCTTTAAAAAAAGAAGGTGCCTGATACCCGCCAATGGGTTTTATGAATGGCGGGAAAAAGACGGGAAAAAGCAGCCCTATTACATCACCTTGCCATCTGATGATCCTTTTGCTTTTGCCGGTCTCTGGGAAACCTGGGACAAGGAAGATCCGCCCTATAAATCCTGTTTGCTCATCACCACGGCTGCAGCCGAATCCGTTCAACCGATCCATAACCGGATGCCGGTGATCCTGAAGCCGGAATATTATGAAAAATGGCTTGATCCGGATGCAAAGGACCCTAAGGAAATTCTTTCGGGCGGGATGTTCACGGAGTTCAAATTTTACCCGGTTTCAAAAAGGGTTAACAGCGCGGTGTGGAATGAGCCGGGGTGTATTGCGCGGGTTGGGGTTGGGGTTGGGGTTGGGGGGGGAATAGGGGGGATGTTTTATTAA
- a CDS encoding HD domain-containing protein, which translates to MQKKEDFLKNIEDFAEAFIGTEKNFQIFASEKIINDAVWGTHRFEPFELSVISLPIIQRLRQIRQMGFVNYVYPSALHSRFEHTLGTAILAEKLFFSSKKKGEKFLDDKDLINIRLSALLHDIGHCLFSHSSELLYGDLLTPFIEDEKFEADPKPHEYLTYRLIKTKAFSNFFSFISNKYRISIDQAEVANFVIGSPSSETNRFKSSIINGAFDADKLDYIYRDSRFSGLPLLLDLDRLMHEIAISDFREIRSDIEIKDLTIGISGVSSLEQIIFNKMLLFSTIYHHQKVKACDCMFKGVYEYIIENNIELPFRGKKLSFRNACDFLWFTDTEFMAVGIQTADDEIHRMIIIYCIGDL; encoded by the coding sequence GTGCAAAAGAAAGAAGATTTTTTAAAAAACATTGAAGACTTCGCAGAAGCCTTTATTGGAACTGAAAAAAATTTTCAAATTTTCGCATCTGAAAAAATAATAAATGATGCTGTCTGGGGCACACATCGCTTTGAACCTTTCGAATTATCTGTAATTAGCCTGCCAATTATTCAACGGTTAAGACAAATAAGGCAGATGGGTTTTGTGAATTATGTGTATCCTTCAGCATTACACTCAAGGTTTGAACATACTTTAGGAACTGCAATACTGGCAGAAAAACTTTTTTTCAGTTCAAAGAAAAAAGGAGAAAAGTTTTTAGACGACAAAGATCTAATTAATATTAGACTTTCAGCTTTGTTACACGATATTGGGCATTGCCTATTCTCGCATTCATCAGAACTTCTTTATGGCGATTTACTTACTCCTTTTATTGAAGATGAAAAGTTCGAAGCAGACCCAAAACCCCATGAATATTTGACTTACAGGTTAATTAAGACCAAAGCTTTCTCTAATTTTTTTAGTTTTATTTCGAATAAATACAGAATAAGTATTGACCAAGCCGAAGTGGCAAATTTTGTTATTGGGTCGCCATCATCTGAAACAAATCGTTTTAAATCTAGTATTATTAATGGTGCATTTGATGCAGACAAACTTGACTATATTTATCGAGATAGCAGGTTTAGCGGACTGCCATTGCTATTAGATTTAGATAGATTGATGCATGAGATAGCAATATCAGATTTTAGGGAAATTAGAAGTGATATTGAGATAAAGGATCTTACTATTGGGATTTCTGGTGTTTCAAGTCTAGAACAAATTATTTTCAATAAAATGCTTCTTTTTTCAACTATATATCACCACCAAAAAGTTAAAGCTTGTGACTGCATGTTTAAAGGCGTTTATGAATATATTATTGAAAACAATATTGAGCTACCGTTTAGAGGTAAAAAACTCTCCTTTAGGAATGCATGTGATTTTCTTTGGTTTACTGATACGGAATTCATGGCAGTAGGGATTCAGACTGCCGATGATGAAATTCACCGTATGATCATAATATATTGTATAGGAGACCTTTGA